The following proteins are co-located in the Micromonospora viridifaciens genome:
- a CDS encoding ABC transporter substrate-binding protein: protein MRASRLKAAVALTAAAALAVGASGCAKSERDGDSGGAKTGGTFVFAGAGNPKNFDPIFNDDGETFRPVRQMYETLISHKPGTADLQGALAESWEHDAEGKVWTFHLRKGVKFHDGTPFNAAAVCFNFDRWYNMKGSAAQANMIYYMDVFGGFAKNEADGASDPLYNKCEASDENTAVITLNHYKGAFPGAFALTSLSIASPEALKKYDADTVVQKGDSFEYSAFANEHPVGTGPFTWGGWDKAKAEITLNRNPDYWGEKAKVDKVIIKIIEDENTRKQELRAGTVQGIDFPAPADRKALEGEGFNVINRPAFNILYLGINQKNPKLKDLRVRQAIAYALNRQQLVQTKGPGGTKVADEFMPDTVLGYAPDVQKYEYNPDKAKQLLKEAGAEGLTLNFYYPTVVTRPYMPNPQEIFTVLANDLQAVGIKVNGVPRPWNGGFKDDVQTFGKHDLHILGWTGDYNDPGNFVGTFFGRGKAEFGDQAMTEMFDAITKADGTVDEAGKKAAWEQVNRDIAAKWLPAVPVWHAPPAIVVTKDVKGLVASPLTDERFDTVSVG, encoded by the coding sequence ATGCGAGCGAGCAGGCTAAAGGCGGCCGTGGCCCTCACGGCCGCAGCCGCTCTGGCGGTCGGTGCGTCCGGCTGCGCCAAGAGCGAGCGCGACGGGGACAGCGGCGGGGCCAAGACCGGCGGGACCTTCGTCTTCGCGGGTGCCGGTAACCCGAAGAACTTCGACCCGATCTTCAACGACGACGGCGAGACGTTCCGGCCGGTCCGGCAGATGTACGAGACCCTGATCTCGCACAAGCCCGGCACGGCGGACCTGCAGGGCGCGCTGGCGGAGAGCTGGGAGCACGACGCCGAGGGCAAGGTCTGGACCTTCCACCTCCGCAAGGGCGTCAAGTTCCACGACGGCACTCCCTTCAACGCCGCCGCGGTCTGCTTCAACTTCGACCGCTGGTACAACATGAAGGGCTCCGCGGCCCAGGCGAACATGATCTACTACATGGACGTCTTCGGCGGCTTCGCGAAGAACGAGGCCGACGGTGCCAGCGACCCGCTCTACAACAAGTGCGAGGCCTCGGACGAGAACACCGCGGTCATCACCCTCAACCACTACAAGGGCGCCTTCCCCGGTGCCTTCGCGCTGACCTCGCTGTCGATCGCCAGCCCCGAGGCGCTGAAGAAGTACGACGCCGACACGGTCGTTCAGAAGGGTGACTCCTTCGAGTACAGCGCGTTCGCCAACGAGCACCCGGTCGGCACCGGCCCGTTCACCTGGGGCGGCTGGGACAAGGCCAAGGCTGAGATCACCCTGAACCGGAACCCCGACTACTGGGGTGAGAAGGCCAAGGTCGACAAGGTGATCATCAAGATCATCGAGGATGAGAACACCCGCAAGCAGGAGCTGCGGGCGGGCACCGTCCAGGGCATCGACTTCCCGGCCCCGGCGGACCGGAAGGCACTGGAGGGTGAGGGCTTCAACGTCATCAACCGCCCGGCGTTCAACATCCTCTACCTGGGCATCAACCAGAAGAACCCGAAGCTGAAGGACCTGCGGGTGCGGCAGGCGATCGCCTACGCCCTCAACCGCCAGCAGCTCGTCCAGACCAAGGGCCCGGGTGGCACCAAGGTCGCCGACGAGTTCATGCCGGACACCGTGCTCGGCTACGCCCCGGACGTGCAGAAGTACGAGTACAACCCGGACAAGGCCAAGCAGCTGCTCAAGGAGGCCGGGGCCGAGGGGCTGACCCTCAACTTCTACTACCCGACCGTCGTCACCCGGCCGTACATGCCGAACCCGCAGGAGATCTTCACCGTCCTGGCCAACGACCTGCAGGCCGTCGGCATCAAGGTCAACGGCGTGCCGCGCCCGTGGAACGGTGGCTTCAAGGACGACGTGCAGACGTTCGGCAAGCACGACCTGCACATCCTCGGTTGGACCGGTGACTACAACGACCCGGGCAACTTCGTCGGCACGTTCTTCGGCCGGGGCAAGGCCGAGTTCGGTGACCAGGCGATGACCGAGATGTTCGACGCCATCACCAAGGCCGACGGCACCGTCGACGAGGCCGGCAAGAAGGCCGCCTGGGAGCAGGTCAACCGCGACATCGCCGCTAAGTGGCTGCCGGCCGTGCCGGTCTGGCACGCCCCGCCGGCCATCGTGGTCACCAAGGACGTCAAGGGCCTGGTGGCCAGCCCGCTGACGGACGAGCGGTTCGACACCGTCAGCGTCGGCTGA
- a CDS encoding ABC transporter permease, which yields MLRVIVRRLLQLVVTLIALSALIFIWLRNLPGGPVEALLGERATPETRALMTKALGYDQPILVQYGKFMQRVLTGDFGNSIRTGDPVTEVIGRAFPATIELALAAMIIAVGLGVPLGYLAARYKGRLLDNLSIAGTLLGISIPIFFLGYLLKDVFTQNIHWFPPSGRLSTGMDNTNVTGFFVLDGLLTREFDASADALWHLILPALTLATIPLAVIVRMTRASVLDVLNEDYVRTAEAKGLRHKTIRGRHILRNALLPVVTTIGLQTGALLSGAVLTEAVYNWGGLGTLITGSISGGRDYPVLQALILLAALVFVVVNLLVDLSYAVIDPRVRVR from the coding sequence ATGTTGCGAGTCATAGTCCGCCGGCTGCTCCAGCTGGTGGTGACGCTGATAGCGCTGTCCGCGCTGATCTTCATCTGGCTGCGGAACCTGCCCGGCGGGCCGGTCGAGGCGCTGCTCGGTGAGCGGGCCACCCCCGAGACCCGCGCCCTGATGACCAAGGCGCTCGGCTATGACCAGCCGATCCTGGTGCAGTACGGCAAGTTCATGCAGCGGGTGCTGACCGGCGACTTCGGCAACTCCATCCGGACCGGCGACCCGGTCACCGAGGTGATCGGCCGCGCCTTCCCGGCCACCATCGAGCTGGCCTTGGCCGCCATGATCATCGCGGTCGGGCTGGGCGTCCCGCTCGGCTACCTCGCCGCCCGGTACAAGGGCCGGCTGCTGGACAACCTGAGCATCGCGGGCACCCTGCTCGGCATCTCGATCCCGATCTTCTTCCTGGGCTACCTGCTCAAGGACGTCTTCACCCAGAACATCCACTGGTTCCCGCCCTCCGGGCGGCTCAGCACCGGCATGGACAACACCAACGTCACCGGCTTCTTCGTCCTCGACGGACTGCTCACCCGGGAGTTCGACGCCAGCGCCGACGCGCTGTGGCACCTGATTCTGCCGGCATTGACCCTGGCCACCATCCCGCTGGCGGTGATCGTCCGGATGACCCGGGCCAGCGTGCTGGACGTGCTCAACGAGGACTACGTCCGCACGGCGGAGGCGAAGGGCCTGCGGCACAAGACCATCCGGGGCCGGCACATCCTGCGCAACGCGCTGCTGCCGGTGGTCACCACCATCGGCCTGCAGACCGGCGCGTTGCTCTCCGGCGCGGTGCTGACCGAGGCTGTCTACAACTGGGGCGGCCTGGGCACGTTGATCACCGGCTCGATCAGTGGCGGCCGCGACTACCCGGTGCTCCAGGCGCTGATCCTGCTGGCCGCGCTGGTCTTCGTGGTGGTCAACCTCCTGGTCGACCTCTCCTACGCCGTCATCGACCCGAGGGTGCGTGTGCGATGA
- a CDS encoding ABC transporter permease has protein sequence MSLVRDAFRRLRRNPVAMFGAAIVAVFVLVAVFAPLLAPHDPAQRFDELTKNLTVDNIPGASDGFPLGSDPLGRDFLSRLIHGSRQTLFVGVLATLIGLGLGALIGAVAGAFGGWVDNILMRVTDVMLALPALLLAISLVAMASRSSQWTVILAVAIVNVPIFARLLRGSMLAQRESDHVLAARALGVKQRSIVLRHMLPNAMTAVIVQATLTLSTAILEAASLSFLGLGDADINRAEWGLMLGVDGVRYFEVRPELAYYPALAIIVVALGFTLLGEGMREAIDPKNRR, from the coding sequence GTGAGCCTCGTCCGGGACGCGTTCCGCCGGCTACGGCGTAACCCGGTGGCCATGTTCGGCGCGGCCATCGTCGCGGTGTTCGTCCTGGTGGCGGTCTTCGCGCCGCTGCTCGCGCCGCACGACCCGGCGCAGCGCTTCGACGAACTGACCAAGAACCTCACCGTCGACAACATCCCCGGGGCCAGCGACGGCTTCCCCCTCGGGTCGGACCCGCTCGGCCGGGACTTCCTGTCCCGCCTGATCCACGGCAGCCGGCAGACCCTCTTCGTCGGCGTGCTCGCCACGCTGATCGGGCTGGGTCTGGGGGCGCTGATCGGTGCCGTCGCCGGTGCCTTCGGCGGCTGGGTCGACAACATCCTGATGCGCGTCACCGACGTGATGCTGGCCCTGCCGGCCCTGCTGCTCGCGATCAGCCTGGTCGCCATGGCCAGCAGGTCGAGCCAGTGGACGGTGATCCTGGCGGTGGCCATCGTCAACGTGCCGATCTTCGCCCGGCTGCTGCGCGGCTCGATGCTGGCCCAGCGCGAGAGCGACCATGTGCTGGCCGCCCGGGCGCTCGGCGTGAAGCAGCGGTCCATCGTGCTGCGGCACATGCTGCCCAACGCGATGACCGCGGTGATCGTGCAGGCCACGCTGACCCTCTCCACCGCGATCCTGGAGGCCGCCTCGCTCTCCTTCCTCGGGCTCGGCGACGCGGACATCAACCGGGCCGAGTGGGGCCTGATGCTCGGTGTGGACGGTGTCCGCTACTTCGAGGTGCGGCCGGAACTGGCCTACTACCCGGCACTGGCGATCATCGTGGTCGCGCTCGGCTTCACCCTGCTCGGTGAGGGCATGCGCGAGGCGATCGACCCGAAGAACCGGCGGTGA
- a CDS encoding ABC transporter ATP-binding protein: MSLLDVRDLSVVFQRRGERPFTAVDKVSFSVEPGQTVGLVGESGCGKSVTSLAVMGLLPKRGNKVTGQVMFEGTDLLQLRPNDMRDRRGRDIGMIFQDPLSSLNPVVPIGVQVAEVLERHRGMDRKVAIKEARELLDAVGIPDPTRRLKEYPHQISGGMRQRALIAIALACKPRLLIADEPTTALDVTIQAQILTLLKQLVDETGTALIMITHDLGVVAGLCDTVNVLYGGKVVERAARHELFARPRHPYTHGLLNSVPRLDAPRGERLYTIRGSVADNIPWVEGCAFAPRCDRVVDACLEGTPPLEPTATGGDLRCNNPVTEEVAVP; this comes from the coding sequence ATGAGCCTGCTCGACGTACGCGATCTGAGCGTGGTGTTCCAGCGCCGCGGTGAGCGGCCGTTCACCGCGGTCGACAAGGTCAGCTTCAGCGTGGAGCCGGGGCAGACCGTGGGGCTGGTCGGCGAGTCCGGCTGCGGCAAGAGCGTGACCAGCCTGGCGGTCATGGGCCTGCTGCCCAAGCGGGGCAACAAGGTCACCGGCCAGGTGATGTTCGAGGGCACCGACCTGCTCCAGCTCCGGCCGAACGACATGCGGGACCGGCGCGGCCGGGACATCGGCATGATCTTCCAGGACCCGCTCTCCTCGCTGAACCCGGTCGTGCCGATCGGCGTCCAGGTGGCCGAGGTGCTGGAGCGGCACCGGGGCATGGACCGCAAGGTGGCGATTAAGGAGGCCCGGGAACTGCTCGACGCGGTCGGCATCCCGGACCCGACCCGGCGGCTGAAGGAGTACCCGCACCAGATCTCCGGCGGCATGCGGCAACGGGCGCTCATCGCCATCGCGCTGGCCTGCAAGCCGCGGCTGCTGATCGCCGACGAGCCGACCACCGCGCTGGACGTGACCATCCAGGCGCAGATCCTCACCCTGCTCAAGCAGCTCGTTGACGAGACCGGCACCGCGCTGATCATGATCACGCACGACCTGGGCGTGGTGGCCGGCCTCTGCGACACGGTCAACGTGCTCTACGGCGGCAAGGTGGTCGAGCGAGCGGCCCGGCACGAGCTGTTCGCCCGGCCGCGGCACCCGTACACCCACGGGCTACTCAACTCCGTGCCACGGCTGGACGCGCCCCGGGGCGAGCGGCTGTACACCATCCGTGGCTCGGTGGCCGACAACATCCCGTGGGTCGAGGGGTGCGCGTTCGCGCCCCGCTGCGACCGGGTGGTGGACGCCTGCCTGGAGGGCACGCCCCCGCTCGAGCCCACCGCGACCGGCGGCGACCTGCGCTGCAACAACCCTGTTACCGAGGAGGTGGCGGTGCCGTGA
- a CDS encoding ABC transporter ATP-binding protein: MTEQTERTGPLVELRDVKVHFPIKSGVLFDRTVGYVYAVDGVSLSINKGETYGLVGESGCGKSTLGRGLLRLVEPTDGEIIFDGTDVRSLKGESMRRARRRMQMIFQDPLSSLDPRQSVESLLVEGLKAHGLADDKAATAKRLRDALAAVGLPASALSKYPHEFSGGQRQRIGIARALVLDPDLIVADEPVSALDVSIQAQVLNLLEDLQNELGLTYLIIAHDLAVVRHIADTVGVMYLGGLVEEASSDDLYREPMHPYTRALMSAVPVPDPTVEDRRERILLAGDLPSPSNPPAGCRFHTRCPWAQPTRCADERPALREVLGGHRVACHYAEQIADGQIRPHEVEPELVRPDEGAPPSDPGELIPTP, encoded by the coding sequence GTGACCGAGCAGACCGAGCGGACCGGACCACTGGTCGAACTGCGCGACGTCAAGGTCCACTTCCCGATCAAGAGCGGCGTGCTCTTCGACCGTACGGTCGGCTACGTCTACGCCGTCGACGGCGTCTCGCTGTCGATCAACAAGGGCGAGACGTACGGCCTGGTGGGCGAGTCTGGCTGCGGCAAGTCCACCCTCGGCCGGGGCCTGCTGCGGCTGGTCGAGCCGACCGACGGGGAGATCATCTTCGACGGCACGGACGTCCGCTCGCTCAAGGGCGAGTCGATGCGCCGGGCCCGCCGCCGGATGCAGATGATCTTTCAGGACCCGCTGTCCAGCCTGGACCCGCGGCAGTCGGTGGAGTCGCTTCTGGTCGAGGGGCTCAAGGCGCACGGGCTGGCCGACGACAAGGCCGCCACCGCCAAGCGGCTCCGGGACGCACTGGCGGCGGTCGGGCTGCCCGCCTCGGCGCTGAGCAAGTACCCGCACGAGTTCTCCGGCGGCCAGCGGCAGCGCATCGGCATCGCCCGCGCGCTGGTGCTCGACCCGGACCTGATCGTCGCCGACGAGCCGGTGTCCGCGCTGGACGTGTCGATCCAGGCGCAGGTGCTCAACCTGCTGGAGGACCTGCAGAACGAGCTGGGCCTGACGTACCTGATCATCGCCCACGACCTGGCGGTGGTCCGGCACATCGCCGACACCGTCGGGGTGATGTACCTGGGTGGGCTGGTGGAGGAGGCGTCCAGCGACGACCTCTACCGCGAGCCGATGCACCCGTACACCAGGGCGCTGATGTCGGCGGTCCCGGTGCCGGACCCGACGGTCGAGGACCGCCGCGAGCGGATCCTGCTCGCCGGCGACCTGCCCTCACCGAGCAATCCGCCGGCCGGGTGCCGGTTCCACACCCGCTGCCCCTGGGCGCAGCCGACCCGCTGCGCCGACGAGCGGCCGGCGCTGCGCGAGGTGCTCGGCGGGCACCGGGTGGCCTGCCACTACGCCGAGCAGATCGCCGACGGCCAGATCCGGCCGCACGAGGTGGAGCCGGAGTTGGTCCGGCCGGACGAGGGCGCGCCGCCGAGCGACCCCGGTGAGCTGATCCCCACCCCGTGA
- a CDS encoding HNH endonuclease family protein, translating to MRTRSVTRGGLAAALAAAVALGVAGCVPAVDEPEPPADSGAANVTKQLDELTVAAAGSMKGYSRTRFPHWRKTGKNCDVRDSVLQKDGESIKLSGCNVVGGSWESVYDGLVLDDPAQVDIDHVVPLANAWRSGANEWDDAKRGDFANDLTRPQLVAVSARSNRAKGDQDPSQWKPANRSYWCRYATDWVTVKHYWRLTVTSAEKAALTDMLEGCK from the coding sequence GTGCGTACGAGATCAGTAACCCGCGGCGGACTGGCGGCCGCGCTCGCCGCGGCGGTCGCCCTCGGCGTGGCCGGCTGCGTGCCGGCGGTCGACGAGCCCGAACCGCCGGCGGACAGCGGCGCCGCGAACGTAACCAAGCAACTCGACGAGCTGACCGTGGCCGCCGCCGGGTCGATGAAGGGCTACAGCCGCACCCGCTTCCCACACTGGCGCAAGACCGGCAAGAACTGCGACGTGCGGGACAGCGTGCTGCAGAAGGACGGCGAGAGCATCAAGCTCTCCGGCTGCAACGTGGTCGGCGGCAGCTGGGAGAGCGTGTACGACGGGCTGGTCCTCGACGATCCGGCCCAGGTGGACATCGACCACGTGGTGCCGCTGGCCAACGCCTGGCGCTCCGGCGCCAACGAGTGGGACGACGCGAAGCGCGGCGACTTCGCCAACGACCTGACCCGGCCGCAGCTCGTGGCGGTTTCCGCCCGCTCCAACCGGGCAAAGGGTGATCAGGACCCGTCCCAGTGGAAGCCGGCGAACCGGTCGTACTGGTGCCGGTACGCCACGGACTGGGTGACGGTCAAGCACTACTGGCGGCTGACGGTGACCAGTGCCGAGAAGGCCGCCCTCACCGACATGTTGGAGGGCTGTAAATGA
- a CDS encoding MFS transporter — protein sequence MTAPASALRMGTARGRGTLLAAILASGMVFLDTTVVNVALPRLGAELKANVADLQWTVNGYLLMLAAFVLLGGALGDRFGRRRVFLLGVVWFAAASVLCGLSQGTGWLIVARFLQGAGGALLTPGSLSVLQASFHPDDRGRAIGTWSGLSGVSTALGPLLGGFLIDALSWRSIFFINVPLAVAVVLAALRWVPESRDVAVSRAGAKRRFDILGALLGALGLGGVTYALIDAPARGGRSPAVLASALVGVLAVVIFVLVERRRGEAAMLPTKLFGSRLFSVLNVFTVVVYAALSGFTFFLPIYLQNVVGWSALLTGLATVPMTLLLLVGSPRAGALSAKIGPRLPLTVGPVVAAAGLLLLRRIGPGASYWVDVLPGVVLFGAGLTLVVAPLTTSVLAAVADRFAGVASGFNNAASRAGGLLAVAALPLLVGLSGTGYEQKGALTSAFRGAMLWCAGLLLAGAALAALLIHRPVKGRAPS from the coding sequence ATGACCGCACCCGCTTCCGCGCTCCGCATGGGCACCGCCCGCGGGCGGGGCACCCTGCTCGCCGCGATCCTCGCCTCCGGCATGGTGTTCCTGGACACCACGGTGGTCAACGTGGCGCTGCCCCGGCTCGGTGCGGAACTGAAGGCCAACGTCGCGGATCTCCAGTGGACCGTGAACGGCTATCTGCTGATGCTGGCCGCGTTCGTGCTGCTCGGGGGCGCGCTCGGCGACCGGTTCGGCCGCCGGCGGGTCTTCCTGCTCGGCGTGGTCTGGTTCGCGGCGGCGTCCGTGCTCTGCGGGCTGTCGCAGGGGACCGGCTGGCTGATCGTGGCCCGGTTCCTGCAGGGCGCCGGCGGGGCGCTGCTCACCCCCGGCTCGCTCTCCGTGCTTCAGGCCAGCTTCCACCCGGACGACCGGGGGCGGGCGATCGGCACCTGGTCCGGGCTGTCCGGGGTCTCCACCGCGCTCGGCCCGCTCCTCGGCGGGTTCCTGATCGACGCGCTCTCCTGGCGGTCGATCTTCTTCATCAACGTGCCGTTGGCCGTCGCGGTGGTGCTCGCCGCGCTGCGCTGGGTGCCGGAGAGCCGGGACGTGGCCGTCTCGCGCGCCGGGGCGAAGCGGCGGTTCGACATCCTCGGCGCGCTGCTCGGCGCGCTGGGCCTCGGCGGGGTCACCTACGCCCTGATCGACGCGCCGGCACGCGGCGGCCGCTCCCCGGCGGTGCTGGCGTCGGCGCTGGTCGGGGTGCTCGCCGTGGTGATCTTCGTGCTGGTCGAGCGGCGGCGCGGGGAGGCCGCCATGCTGCCCACCAAGCTGTTCGGCAGCCGGCTCTTCTCGGTGCTGAACGTCTTCACCGTGGTCGTGTACGCGGCCCTCAGCGGGTTCACCTTCTTCCTCCCGATCTACCTGCAGAACGTGGTCGGCTGGTCGGCACTGCTCACCGGCCTGGCCACCGTGCCGATGACCCTGCTGCTCCTGGTCGGCTCGCCCCGGGCCGGGGCGCTGTCGGCCAAGATCGGCCCACGGCTGCCGCTGACTGTCGGGCCGGTGGTCGCCGCGGCCGGCCTGCTGCTGTTGCGCCGGATCGGGCCGGGAGCGTCGTACTGGGTGGACGTGCTGCCCGGGGTGGTCCTGTTCGGGGCGGGCCTGACCCTGGTGGTGGCGCCGCTGACCACCTCGGTGCTGGCGGCCGTGGCGGACCGGTTCGCCGGGGTGGCGAGCGGCTTCAACAACGCCGCCTCCCGGGCCGGCGGTCTGCTTGCGGTGGCCGCGCTGCCGCTGCTGGTCGGTCTCTCCGGCACCGGGTACGAGCAGAAAGGGGCGCTGACCAGCGCGTTCCGCGGGGCGATGCTCTGGTGCGCCGGCCTACTGCTGGCGGGCGCCGCGCTGGCCGCCCTCCTGATCCACCGCCCGGTGAAAGGAAGGGCCCCTTCTTGA
- the leuA gene encoding 2-isopropylmalate synthase, which translates to MAEIATDAETDPIARQRPSRMPFHRYLPYHQQFQIDLPDRTWPTRRVEAAPRWCAVDLRDGNQALIDPMSPERKRRMFQLLVQMGYKEIEVGFPSASQTDYDFLRQLIEQDLIPEDVTIQVLTQCREHLIDRTFESLRGARRAIVHFYNSTSTLQRRVVFGLDRDGITDIATTGARLCQKYAEIHTPDTDIHYEYSPESYTGTELEYALEVCAKVIEVVDPTPDRKLIVNLPATVEMAMPNVYADSIEWMHRHLPRRDSLVLSLHPHNDRGTGVAAAELGLLAGADRVEGCLFGNGERTGNVDLVTLGLNMFSQGIDPMIDFSNIDEIRRAVEYCNQLPVHERHPYAGDLVYTAFSGSHQDAIKKGFDALHADAAAAGVPVDEFTWAVPYLPIDPKDLGRTYEAVIRVNSQSGKGGVAYIMKTEYQLDLPRRLQIEFSGVVQQVTDHDGGEVEPAAMWEIFARNYLVDHQVDPTVTVSDYTIGTAEGKVEIEAEVGFGGEMHPVTAVGNGPIDAYVNALHSLGVAVRVLDYHEHALSSGGDAQAAAYVECEVDGRTVWGVGVDANIVTASVKAVTSAVNRAHA; encoded by the coding sequence ATGGCTGAAATCGCCACCGACGCTGAGACCGATCCGATCGCCCGGCAGCGCCCCAGCCGGATGCCGTTCCACCGTTACCTGCCGTACCACCAGCAGTTCCAGATCGACCTGCCGGACCGCACCTGGCCGACCCGCCGGGTCGAGGCCGCGCCGCGCTGGTGCGCGGTCGACCTCCGCGACGGCAACCAGGCGCTGATCGACCCGATGTCGCCGGAGCGCAAGCGCCGGATGTTCCAGCTGCTCGTGCAGATGGGCTACAAGGAGATCGAGGTCGGCTTCCCCTCGGCCAGCCAGACCGACTACGACTTCCTCCGGCAGCTGATCGAGCAGGACCTGATCCCCGAGGACGTCACCATCCAGGTGCTCACCCAGTGCCGGGAGCACCTGATCGACCGGACCTTCGAGTCGCTGCGCGGCGCCCGCCGGGCCATCGTGCACTTCTACAACTCCACCTCGACGCTGCAGCGCCGGGTGGTCTTCGGGCTGGACCGCGACGGCATCACCGACATCGCCACCACCGGCGCCCGGCTCTGCCAGAAGTACGCGGAGATCCACACCCCGGACACCGACATCCACTACGAGTACTCCCCCGAGTCGTACACCGGCACCGAGCTGGAGTACGCCCTGGAGGTCTGCGCCAAGGTCATCGAGGTGGTCGACCCGACCCCGGACCGCAAGCTGATCGTCAACCTGCCGGCCACCGTCGAGATGGCCATGCCGAACGTGTACGCCGACTCGATCGAATGGATGCACCGGCACCTGCCCCGGCGGGACAGCCTGGTGCTGAGCCTGCACCCGCACAACGACCGGGGCACCGGCGTGGCCGCCGCCGAGCTGGGCCTGCTCGCCGGGGCGGACCGGGTCGAGGGCTGCCTGTTCGGCAACGGCGAGCGCACCGGCAACGTCGACCTGGTCACCCTGGGCCTGAACATGTTCTCCCAGGGCATCGACCCGATGATCGACTTCTCGAACATCGACGAGATCAGGCGGGCGGTCGAATACTGCAACCAGCTCCCGGTGCACGAGCGGCACCCGTACGCGGGTGACCTGGTCTACACCGCCTTCTCCGGCTCCCACCAGGACGCGATCAAGAAGGGCTTCGACGCCCTGCACGCCGACGCCGCGGCGGCCGGGGTGCCGGTGGACGAGTTCACCTGGGCGGTGCCGTACCTGCCGATCGACCCGAAGGACCTGGGCCGCACCTACGAGGCGGTCATCCGGGTCAACTCGCAGTCCGGCAAGGGTGGCGTCGCGTACATCATGAAGACCGAGTACCAGCTGGACCTGCCGCGCCGGCTCCAGATCGAGTTCTCCGGCGTGGTCCAGCAGGTCACCGACCACGACGGCGGCGAGGTCGAGCCGGCCGCCATGTGGGAGATCTTCGCCCGGAACTACCTGGTCGACCACCAGGTCGACCCGACGGTCACGGTGTCGGACTACACCATCGGCACGGCGGAGGGCAAGGTCGAGATCGAGGCCGAGGTCGGCTTCGGCGGCGAGATGCATCCGGTCACCGCCGTCGGCAACGGCCCGATCGACGCGTACGTCAACGCGCTGCACTCCCTGGGCGTGGCGGTACGCGTGCTCGACTACCACGAGCACGCGCTCTCCTCCGGTGGGGACGCGCAGGCCGCCGCGTACGTCGAGTGCGAGGTGGACGGCCGCACGGTGTGGGGTGTCGGAGTGGACGCGAACATCGTGACCGCCTCGGTGAAGGCGGTCACCAGCGCCGTCAACCGCGCCCACGCCTGA